From the Exiguobacterium marinum DSM 16307 genome, the window TCTTGTCGTGCTAGCGGTGGTAAATGCTACTCTACCGGAACGCGCGTCGCAAACCGTCACCACCGAGACGGCATCGACCGGTTTGAATATCGGGCAAATCCCACCTTCGTTCGAATTAAAACGAACCGACGGGAGCGCATTCGACTTAGAATCGTTACGCGGTAAGCTCGTCGTCGTCAACTTTTGGGCGTCTTGGTGCCCTCCGTGTCGCGCAGAGATGCCAGATATGGCCGCGTTCGCCAAAGAGCGTGAAGATGTGATCATCGTTGCTGTTAACACGACGACGAGCGAACGCGATCCAAGCAATGCCGTCTCGTTTGTCGAACCGTACGAAGACGCTTTTACCGTCGTCTATGACCGTGACGGCCAAGTCGGTGATGCGTACCGAATTCAAGCGATGCCGACGACGTATGTGCTTGATGAATCTGGAGTAATCATTGCGAAGCAATTCGGCGCCATCGATCATGACTGGCTCGATGCTCAATTATAGTGAACATGACAAAACCGCCGACAGAGACTTGTCGGCGGTTTATCTTATTGCTTCAAATAGCCTTGTGCTTTCAAGAAGTCTTTGACGTCAAGACGTGTCGATTTCGACAACATGCGCCCCATCTGTCCGGTCCACGTATCTTTACGCGGGTTAGAGCCCCGGACCATATAATAATCGTGGATCAACGCATCGTAATCAGAAAGTGACTGTTTGATCCGTTCTGGATTCGCCTCGTATTTGTTCTCATGGTAGACATGGTGGAACGGTAGACGTGGTTTTTGATCCTCGACTGTAGCCGGTACACCGACTGCCATCCCGAAGAGCGGAATGACCCGTTCTGGCAATTCGAGCACTTCTTTCACAGCAAACAGGTCGTTCCGAATTCCGCCGATATAACAGATCCCGAGTCCCATCGACTCCGCTGCCACCGCCGCATTTTGTGAGGCAAGCGCCGCGTCGATCACAGCGACAAGCAACTTCTCATCAGTCTCAAGCGTCGCAGAAAGCTCAGCCTCTTGTAGCTCACCAATCATTTCATGACGATGCAAATCTGCACAAAAGACGAAGAAATGACCATTCTCGACCACATAGGACTGATCACCCGCTATCTCGGCAAGTCGTTTCTTTTTCGCTTCATCGGTCACCCCGATGATGGAGTAGGCCTGGATAAAGCTAGACGTTGATGCGCGTTGTGCGCTCTCGACGACTGTCTGAATTTGTTCATCTGTCAATTTCTCGTCCGTAAAATCGCGGACGGAACGGTGGTTCAATAATGTCTCAATCACTTCGTTCATACGTTCTTCCCCCTTTTTTTCAATCTTGGCACAAGGTTTGTGAATCCACAAATAAGAGGAATCCGTTGGGCACATTTTGAATGGATGATGTCCGAATTTTGCTTTCTTATGCTATCATTAAAAGCTATATAGTAAATACAATCATGTAACTTCGAATAAGGAGCGATATATATGAAAAGAATGCCATTTTACATTCCATACCTTCTTGGTGCTCTATTCCTCTCTGGATGTACGGATGCCGATATGAGCGTCTCGACGTCGACCGAAGAGAGTACGACACAAGAGGAACAGACAACCGAGACGCTTTCACCTGAACAGGAAGAAGATTTGTTCGAAGGCTATACGTTGATCGAGGTTGATGGCGGCGATCAATCCGGTAGTCGTGAAGCGAATGTCGTCGTCGATATCGGTTTTGGCGACCGTGAGTATTGGGCGTTCACGAACGAACATGGTCAATTGGTTCGCGTGATTGCCGATGAGATCACTCTTCAGGACGATGAGACCGAAGACGTCAATTCTTCAGGACGTTACTATTCAGACGAGGCAAAAGTTCCGGGTGTTGAAGACCCGAACCTCGATGAAGGCCATATCATCGCCGATTCGCTCGGCGGTGTCTCGAACGCCTATAACATCACACCACAAAACAGCGCACTCAACCGCTACGGTGATCAGGCGTTCATGGAAGATGTCATCCGAAAAGCTGGTGGGGCGAAAGACTTCGAGGCCATCATCACCTATCCGAACACGACAACACAGATTCCTTCCCGCTACCAATACACGTATACCGTACGAGGCAACACGGTCACCGATACGTATGGTAACGCGGACCCTGAAGAAGTAAACGAATCGCTGGATTTGACGGACGACTCACCGCCTGACGTGACGACGGAGCCGGTCGAGGAGCGAGAATTATCTGATATCGACCTTGACGGGAACGGGCAAGTGACAATCAAAGAAGCAAAGAATGCCGGATTTGAGATGCCGATCACGCGTGACCATTGGTTGTATCAATATATGGACGACCGAGACGGTGATGGGATGGTCGGTGAATAACAGCGTTTCACGAGACGTTTCTCTAATGGAGAGACGTCTTTTTGCATACAAAAAAACCGCGGTACATGACCGCGGCTAACTTGTTAGTTCGACATCTGATTCAAGAATGGTGCGAGATCAACGTTCAACTCGTTCGAGAGACGCTCTCCGAGCTCACGGTCCGCACGATAGAAGTTACAGATTAGGAGAAGAGTCGTCTTCTCATGACGAACTTCTTTGATGTGGGCGACGAGGTTACGGATGAGTGCGTCCTTCTCTTCTTGAGAATAACGGCGATACACTTCTCCGGCCTGGCCGAAGTCGTTCGTCTTCTCAATCTTCTGACGTCCCGTCACACCTGTGATTGGCTGTGGCGTCTCGATGTAATCCGCATTCGGCTTCGGTGCGTCTTCATAGCGGTTCGGCTCGTAGTTGACCGGGCTCGTCTGTTGCTTGAATGGCATCGCTCCGTCACGCTGGTTGTTTGCGACTTGAGCGAATGGACAGTTGATTGGAAGCTGAAGATAGTTCGGTCCGATACGGTGACGTTGCGTGTCTGAGTACGAGAAGAGTCGTCCTTGAAGCATCTTGTCTTCTGATGGCTGAATCCCTGGGACGAGGACCCCCGGGTTGAAACCAACAGACTCGGTCTCGGCGAAGTAGTTGTCGACGTTTTTGTTGAGTGTCATCGTTCCGACCAATTGATACGGGATGACGTCCTCGAACCAATCTTTCGTCGCATCTAGCGGATCGAAGTCGAAGTTATCCATGTCCGCCGGGTCTAAAATTTGTACATATAAATCCCATTCCGGATAGTCCCCGTTTTCAATCGCGTTGAACAAGTCACGTGTCGCATGGTTGAAGTCTTCTGCTTGAATTTTCGAAGCTTCTTCCATCGATAAGTTTTGAATCCCTTGCTTCGGTACCCAGCGCAACTTTATGTACACCGTGTTTCCAAATTCATTCACCCATTTGAAAGAGTGGACGGATGACCCGCGCATATGACGATACGATGCCGGGATACCCTCATCACTGAACAAATGAAGAAGCATACTCGTCGATTCTGGTGTGAGTGACATGAAGTCGAAGAAGCGGTCCGGGTCTTGAAGGTTCGTTTGCGGGTCCGGTTTGAGTGAGTGAATCACGTCTGGGAATTTAATCGCATCACGGATAAAGAAGACCGGCAAGTTGTTTCCGACGAAGTCATAGTTTCCTTCTTCTGTGTAAAACTTGACAGAGAAACCACGCGGGTCACGAAGCGTTTCCGGTGAACCTAAGCCGTGGATGACGGTCGAGAAACGCGCAAAGATAGGCGTCTCTTGCCCCTCTTCTTGCAAGAATGCCGCTTTCGTATAGCGTTTCATACTATTTTTTACGGTGAAGACACCATGTGCTCCTGCCCCTCTCGCATGAACGACACGTTCTGGTACACGTTCACGGTCGAAATGCGCTAATTTCTCAATTAATTGATAGTCTTCGAGAAGCGTTGGGCCCCGACGACCCGCAGTGATGGAGTTGGCGTTATCCCCGATTGGTACGCCTTGATTAGTAGTTAGTTGACGATGTTGATCCATTTGATTGCCTCCCGTTATTTATAATCATTACAATATTGATATTAATAAAATATTATAATGATTACAAATAAAAAAGATCGTGCATCACGAACTTTTTTTCATGCTTCGTTTTTTCTTGGCTTTTTCACGTTGATGAAGCGACACGACGAAGAAAGCAGCAAGCACTCCCCCGATTGATCCGGCAATGATGTCGAACATCGTATCATCGTTTCCGTTCCCCTGCATCGTCGTGTTCAAGAAGACATCGGATGTGAATTCATACATTTCCCAAAGCGCCGCCCCGGCCATTGAAAAGACGACGATATACACGAATAGAAACCGTTTCGGAATTTCCGTACGAAGATCGTCATCGAGCCGGGAGAAAAAGTCGAATCCTAAAAATGCGAGAAAGATGCCACTCAAGAGATGAAGGAATGTGTCCCACCAGCCGTTCCCATACAATCCGACGATGGACCCTAAATATTGTGACGCGAACAAGAATAAGATATACGCCACTTTCATCTTGCCATCAAGTTCTGTTTTGAACGTCTTTTCAATGAAAAACGGGATGAGACCAGAGATGATCCCGGCTCCCGCCACACTCGCATCGAACCAGGATTCTTCAATGATCGCTGTCACGAGTATGACCGCCATGAACAAGACGAACCCAAACTCAAGGATACGCCCTTTCGTGAGCTTCATAATCTTTCGCCTTCTTTCGTCAATAATGTTCTCTATATGGTTTATTCCCAACTCACGATGGACTTCAACCTATACACACATTTGTTGATTCGCAAGCTGCTCATTTAACTGAATTTAGCGCGAATTCTCCCACCTCCAAGCGTCTCGGGGCACAGCCGAGCGTAGGTGGAAGATGGATCGGCGGGTCCAAAATTCTATTCTCCCTGTGATGGATATAACGAACAAAACTTCGTGATTCCGTCAGATTCCTATTTCCCTTCGGCGGGTATCGGATGAGGAAGACAATGGATGTGCGTGATACGAAAAAATCCCTGATTCTTGAAGAATCGGGGATTTACTTATTTCTGTGCAACGAAGAAAATACGTTCAGCATCAGTTCCTGGTGCATGTTCAGTGAAATCAGATGTAACTGATTTGACGTGGAACCCGGCACCAATCAACCATTGCATGTACTGCCCTGGTTCATATGTCCGTTGCTCATGCGTCTCCTCGACCCGTTCGTACGTCCCGTCTTCAAGCGCGACGAAGAACGTCAAATCATGAACGACCGAGAGCGGTGCTTCTCCCGGGTCGGCAAACCAAATATACGAGCAGTCTTCCCCGTTTGACGCGTACGTCTTTTGGTTGAAGAGCGTCTGCATCTTATTCGGGGCATGCACATCAAAGATGAACAGCCCATTTGGCTTGAGTTGGTTGTAGACGGATTCGAACGTATCGATTACATCCGCCTCATCCTGAAGATAGCAGAGCGAGTCGCAGAGAATCGTCACCGCATCGACCGGCTTCGGCAGTTCCAACTCGCGCATATCCTGTTCCCAAAGCGGCAACTCGATTTCTGCTTCAAGTGCCTTTTCTTGTGCGACTTCGAGCATCGACTCCGATAAGTCAATTCCCATGACATCGTAATGTTCAGCGAGGCGAATCGTGGCCGACCCGGTCCCGCATCCGACATCCGCGAGTGTCGCGCCATCTTGGACGTGACGACGCACGAAAGCGACCCACTCATCATACGGCGCGTCTTTCATCAACTCGTCGTATACATAGGCGAATCCTTCGTATGCCATTAGCCGACTTCCACTTCGACGTGCGGCGCGTCAGCCCACAATTTCTCTAGGTTGTAGTAATCACGGTCGTCACGATGGAAGATGTGAACGACGACGTTCTCGAGGTCAGCAAGGACCCAACGTGCCGTATCCATTCCTTCGAACTTGTGGAGCGGTAAGTCGTTTTCGCCAGCGATGTCTTTAATTTCACGCGCAATCGCTTCGACTTGTTTCTCCGAGTTTCCGTGACAGATGACGAAGTAGTCCGCAATCGGTGAAATGCCTTCCATGTCGAGTACGACGATTTCTTCGGCACGTTTATCGTCAGCCGCTTTTACAATCAATTCTAATTCTTCTCTTGCAGTCATAAAGACCCTCCTAAGGTGTATTCACAAAATCATTATACGTATCAATCGTCAGTGGAAAAATGCGCACTGACTTCTTTAATAAAAATTCAATCGTTTGACGCAGTGTCGCGACAACGGCCGCTTCGAGCGACTGCTCCGCTTCTGTCCGCAGGCGATCGACACCTGGATAGTTCCGATTCGGTTCGATGGCGTCGGCCACGAACAGGATTTGGTCGAGACGAGACATTCCGGGTTCACCTGTTGTATGGTTCCGGATCGCAGAAAGTACATGCGGGTCCAAGTCATACTGTCGAGCCAGCAACACTGCTCCCACCGGCGCATGCAATAACTCGTCCCCGTATTGAAGGAGATTCGGATCAAGCCCCTCATCGATGACGACTTGGCGCATCTTTTCCGTGTCGAAGTATTTCGCATAATCATGAAGCATCGCAGCAAGACGCGCTTGTTCAATATTTTCGCCATATTGATTCGCTAAGCGCTCCGCTGTCTCGACCACTCCGAGCGTATGGATATAGCGTTTTTCTGGCAGCGTCTGTTTAATCAACTCGTGTGCTTCTTCAAACGTCATACAACTTATGCTCCTTCACATACGTCTCGACTAACGTCGGGACAAGATATTTGATGGACTTGCCTCGTTTCGCCCGTTCACGGATATCCGTCGACGAGATTTCAAGCTGTGGCATGTCAATCGTGCGTACGTCCGCCTTCTCTGGAATCAAATAGCGCGTGCCAGGGCGAGCGACCGCTCCGAACGCGACGAGACGGATGAGCGTTTCGTAGTCGTGCCACGATTCGAGCGAGACAAGCGAATCCGCTCCAATTAAAAAATAGAACGTATCGTCTGGATGTTGTTCAATCAACCGCTTCATCGTTTCCACCGTATAGGATGGCTCACTCCGTTCAAATTCAATCAGGTTCAACTTGAAGTCTGACTGATTTTGAATGGCACGACGGGTCATCTCGATTCGGTCGTCAGCCGAGCTGAACCCGACTTTGTGTGGTGGAATCGCAGCCGGCAAAAACCAGACTTCGTCGAGTACAAGCTGTTCGCGAGCTTGTTCGGCGATTAACAGATGACCGAGATGCGGCGGGTCGAACGTGCCCCCCATCAAACCAATCCGGCTCATGGGAGTTTGATTTGGCGATTTTCTTTCTCTGTCGCCTCTTTATATAAGACGATGACTTTTCCAATGACTTGTACGACTTCAGCCTTTGTACCTTCTGACAATTCGCCAGCCACGTCTTTCGGCGTGTCCATGCAATTTTGAAGTACTTGGACTTTGATTAACTCACGTTTCTCAAGTGCGTCCGAGATATCTTTACACATCGCTTCACTTACACCATTTTTCCCGACTTGATAAATCGGTGAGAGATGGTGCGCTTCTGCACGTAAAAAACGTTTTTGTTTACCTGATAGCATAGTATATTATTCCTCCAATAATCTTTCGATTAACTTCTTTCCGATGGTTTCGTCCGGTTTCACGCCCGTCCATTTCTCGAACGAGAGCGCGCCTTGCCCAACGAACATACCCACACCTGTCACAACGACTGCCCCGCGATGTTCCGCTTCTCGAATCATCGGTGTGATGAGTGGACGATATATGATATCACAAACGACGGTGTTTTGTCGTAATCCTTCTAATGAAAGTGGTGTGGATTGATTGTCCATCCCGACCGATGTCGTTTGAATGACGACATCATATCGAGAAATGTCGACCTCATCGAACGTCGTGTACGCGACTCCGAACGTGTCGGCGAGCACTTTTGCCCGTTCGACTGTCCGATTGACAATCGTCACGTTGCGCGTCGGGAGAGCTTGTACGATCCCGCGGGCGGCGCCTCCTGCACCGACGATGAGAACACGTCCTGTAAAGTCTGTGAATGGCATCAGCGCTCGGACGAGACCGGCACCGTCCGTGTTCGTCCCGATGAGTTGCCCGTCTCGTTTATAAACCGTATTGACGGCACCTGCTAACTTTGCCGCATCATCGAGCTCGTCAAGATGACGAATGACCGCTTCCTTGTATGGAATCGTCACATTGAATCCGTCCCATCCCCCGTCTCGCATCGCTTCAATCAAGGTAGAAAGTTCGTCCGGTGCGGCGTCAATCGCCTCATAACGCCCGAAAAGCCCAGACGCCCTCAACCACTGCTCGTGCAGCTTTGGAGAGAGCGAATGAGCAATCGGGTGACCGATGACGGCCAGATTCATACGAGCGCCTCGCGGAGTGTGACAGCGACGCCTTTTGGAGCCCACGCTGCAATACGGCCGCCTTTACCGTGAATCGAGACCCATCCGAGACCGCTGAACACGATATCAGTCTTCACACCATCTCGTAAGCTGAATTCGTGACGGACGAGTGGTGGTAACATTTCAAGTGTCTTCTCGTTCGGTGGGTTGAGCATTTTACCAATATGTTGGTCATAGAGCTCATCCGCGCGTTCGAGTTTCGTACGGTGTGCTTTCAACTCGTTCGACATATAGATGACGAACGACCGTTTATTGCCTTCCAAGTAATCCAAGCGTGCCAAACCGCCAAAGTAAAGCGTCTGTTGCGGGTTCAATTGGAACACGTGCGGCTTGATTTCTTTCTTCGGCGTGATCGTCTTCAAATCTTTTGCGTCGACATAGTGTGCCATTTGATGACGGTTGATGATCCCTGGTGTATCGTACAGGTTCGCATCATCATCGAGCGGGATGTCGATCAAGTCAAGCGTCGTACCCGGGAAATGACTGACGGTGATGATGGCTTCATCCTCTTCACCGAAACGTTTGATCACCTGGTTGATGAGTGTCGACTTTCCGACATTTGTACAACCGACGACGAAGACGTCTTTGCCTTTCCGGTAATATTCAATTTTCTCAGCAAGCTCATCGATACCGTGCCCTTTTTTCGCACTGATCAAATGAACGTCGATCGGGTTCAATCCGAGCTCTTTTGCCTCTGCCTTCATCCAGTTCGCCATCCGGTTCGGGTTGACCGACTTCGGTAACAAGTCGACCTTGTTCCCGACTAACAGTACGGGGTTCGAACCGACAGAACGTTGTAGACCCGGCAGCCAGCTGCCATTGAAGTCAAAAATATCGACAATTTTGATGACGAGCGCTTCTTTTGAACTGATGCCGTTCAAGATACGTAAGAAATCATCATCTGATAAATCCACGTCTTGAACTTGGTTGTAGTGCTTCAATTTGAAGCAACGTTGGCAAATGACAATCTCACGGTCAAGTGCCGATTTCGGTGCATAGCCGACTCCGTTCGGGTCTTCCGTTTGAATGGCTACGCCGCACCCAGCGCAATATCGTTTAGTTTCTTCCATAGTTGTACTTACTGCCGTTTAGGTTTCCCCTTCTTCATTCACCGTAGCACCTCGCTGCTACTCCTGAAGCGTTAATTCCGACGCCTTGGTCGCCGTACATCGGCAGCCTCCTTCTTTCTGTGCGTTCGAGGTCTTATTCATCTTTTTTATGTGAATCTTCGGAACGTGGATGCATCGCCTCACCGATTTTTTCAGCGACAGCAACTTTTGCACGCTGTGCATCAACGGCAAGCTCTTCCACTTTTTTCGTGATCAATACGTACTTCCCACGACGCTTCATGTGCGCGAAGACCACCTTCTCAAGCATCCGGTTGAATTTCGTGACGAGCCCGTCTGTTTTGACGACCGGTTGCACATGGATGACATGAATGCCCGCCATATTGGCACCGAGCACGTCTGTAAACAGCTGATCTCCTAAGAAAATAGCTTCTTTCGGCGAATAACCATATTTCGAGAGCGCTTCTTTAAACCCAGATGGCAAAGGCTTTCTAGCACGAGCGACATAATGAAGGCCGAGCGGCTCCGTAAACGTTCGTACACGATTCTCATTATTATTTGATACGACAATCACATCGAAACCGTATGATTTTACTTTTTCAAGCCACATCAATAAAAGCTCTGGCGCATGCGGGACATCCCACGCGACGAGTGTATTATCAAGGTCCGTCAAAATGACACGTACCCCACGGTCTTTCAATTCTTGTAAGTCGATGTCAAACACAGTCGCGACGAACTGTTTCGGATAAAGTCGATTAAACACGTAAAATTCCTCCAATTAGCTAAACGATTCAACTACTTATACAAGTATTGATATCCCTTCTATGGTAAACGAAAACCGACCAAACGACTAGTCTATCGTTCGGTCGGAAGAAAATTATTATAAAATTAGTTGGTTTTGAATGTCCCGATGACTTCACCGAGTCGAACCGGACCCATTTTTTCACGTTCTAATTGAACGGCATCTTTCTCAAAACAGAGGACGACGGTCGAACCGAATGAGAAGTATCCGACTTCTTGCCCTTTTTCGGCTTGGTCCCCCTCGAGCGTCCATTCAATCGTGTTCACGTTAAGGGCACCCACCATAATATGTTCATACGCTCCGACCGGGCTGTCAAAGCGTGTCACACGACGGTAGTTGCGCGAGAGCGGTCGCACCGTCTCGGTCAATCCGATCTCATTAACCGGTGCCGAACGGTCACCGAGCTCGTAATGGCTGAGCACGCGGCCGGCAAGTGGTGTGTGGACACGGTGATAATCGCTCGGGCTGAGATAGAGGACGACGACCGTTCCGCCAGCGTAACGGCGCGCTTCTTGTTGTGAACCGAGAAGTTCCGCAAGCGTATACGATTGTCCTTTCACTTCAAAGCGGCTATCTTCCGAAATTAACTCAATGACCGATAACTTCCCGTCACACGGTGACACGAGGGTGTCGGACGACTCATCAATCGTACGCGCTCCTGGCTTCAAGTGACGAGTAAAGAACGCATGCAGTGATGGATACGCAGCAAGCGGTTGCTCCGCCTCTTCTACTGCGATGTCATATACTTTTGCAAACGATGGAATCAAGTGACGACTCACCTTTGATTCTGCGAAACGCTTGAGGCGAGTGGCAATCCAAGGCGAGGCGTTCAGCTCAAATAACGTTTGGTAGAAACGACGCTTCATTCCTCTTTAGCCTCCTCATTTTTAAAGAACGTCTCGTATTGTTGTTCAGAAACGGCACCCTCAATGCGACCGACTTCTTTTCCATCCTCAAAGCGGATGATGGTTGGCGTACCTTCAATCCCATACGTTGTCCATACGTTATGGTCGGCCAAGTTGATGGAGACCGCATCATATTCTTCGATGAGAGGTTCGACATAAGGCTTCACTTGCTCACAATATTCACAGCCAGTTTGCCAAAAGTAAGCGACGACCTCTCCCTCTTTATCTAACTGTTGCTGCAATTCATCTGCCGTGACGGCATTGGCACCTTCTTCTTCATTAGCACCGTTCAAAAAGAACAATAAAGCGATTCCGATGACGATAATCGCTCCGATGATGGCGAACGTCATGAAATTCGCACGTTTTTCAGGATTTTTCATATGTTAGGCCCTCCTCTAATAATGATGAAAGAAAAAAGACTGACTCATGCACGAGTCAGTTTGATTGTAGACGGCTTACTTCTCTTGTGCAACGTCGCTAATTCCCATGTCTTGGTTTAAGACATCGAGAATTGCAACGAAGAATGTGATGGCCACGCCAAATCCTGTCGCGAGCATCGCGTTGTACTCTACACCATCAACAGCAGAAATGATAAATACCGCTGTATTTGAGAGCACAATCGCCCAGATCAATGTCACTAAATAACGCATTGAACGTCCCCTCCATCTCACAGATGATTCGTAAAAATTCATACGACATTAGTATAGCATTGTTCGTATAGAATATGCGACTTCGATTGTATATTCTTTCCGTCCAATCAAAAAATGTGATACGGTCGTAGAAACATCATTGTGAAGAAAAGAGGATGACTAATGTCACGTTATTTAATCGCAGTTGATTTAGATGGTACGTTGTTAAGAGATGATAAAACAATTAGTGAACGAAATCTCCGTGCCTTACAGGCGGCGCGTGAAGCTGGACATGAAGTGATGATTGCGACAGGGCGACCGAAGCGTCACTCACTCATGTACTATGAACAACTCGGACTAACGACACCGCTCGTCAATTTCAATGGCGCGCTCGTGCACCACCCGAAAGATGCGAATTATGCGGTCACACACCGACCAATCCCGCTCAAGACCGCGCACGACATCATTGAGGAAGTAGCGGATACGAAAGCACATAACATCGTCGTCGAAGTGACCGACCACGTTTATTTCCAAAAGGATCCGCAAGAGTTTTATAGCCCGTACGCAGAACGTGCGCTCAGTGTCACATCCGGCAACCTGTTGACCCATCTACAAGATGAACCGACGTCACTCCTGATTCACGCGACTAAAGATCACGTCGCGCACGTCCGTTCACAACTCGATGATATTCATGCAGAAGCGGTACTGAATCGGCAATGGCGCATGCCAGAGCATATGATTGAAGTGATGAGTAAAAACACGTCGAAAGCACTCGGACTAAAGGAAGTCTCGAAGCATTTAAATATCGACCGAAAGCACATCATCGCATTCGGTGACGAGGAGAACGACCTTGAGATGCTCGACTATGTCGGCACAGGTGTTGCAATGGGGAATGCCATCGACCAACTGAAAAATGTGGCCAACGAAGTGACCGCTTCGAATATGGATGACGGAATCGCCCTCTTCCTAGAAGAAAAACTCGGCTTCAAGGCATAATGAAAGCACCGACTGCAAAGTCGGTGCTTTCATTATGCTTCATATAATTTTTTAGCGACGGAACGTCCCTTCGACGTCCTCTGTCGGCAAGATATTGATCCAAACGGTTGGATCGGCATCTTTACAAATACGTGTGATTTCACGAACCTCATGTCGCTGCGCGACCATCATGAGCGTTGCTTTCTCGACTTTCGAATACGTGCCGATTGCCGGCATGAGCGTGATACCACGGAACACGTGTTGATGTAGTTCCTTTGTCACCTCATCCGGATGATTCGTCACGATAAACAGCGTCTGACGCTGTGTGTTCGTATAAATCTCATCGATGACTTTTGATGTCACGTACAAGAACACGATTGTATAGAGTGCCGTCGGCCATCCGAACAATGCCCCTGCAGCGAGCGCGATCATCATGTTCATTAAGAAGAGATAAACCCCGACCGAGTTGTTTGTAAATTTCGCCAAAATCAAAGCGACGATATCAAAGCCCCCTGTTGAGGCACCATATCGAATCGTGATTCCCGATCCAATTGCCAAGAGCACACCGCCGAATACGGCGTTTAGTAACGGGTCGTCCGAGAGAAGCTGCGATTGCGGAAGCATACGGATGAACAATGTGACCGAGGCAACACTGACGAGCGTATGGATCATCATGTTCCGGCCG encodes:
- the yqeH gene encoding ribosome biogenesis GTPase YqeH, which encodes MEETKRYCAGCGVAIQTEDPNGVGYAPKSALDREIVICQRCFKLKHYNQVQDVDLSDDDFLRILNGISSKEALVIKIVDIFDFNGSWLPGLQRSVGSNPVLLVGNKVDLLPKSVNPNRMANWMKAEAKELGLNPIDVHLISAKKGHGIDELAEKIEYYRKGKDVFVVGCTNVGKSTLINQVIKRFGEEDEAIITVSHFPGTTLDLIDIPLDDDANLYDTPGIINRHQMAHYVDAKDLKTITPKKEIKPHVFQLNPQQTLYFGGLARLDYLEGNKRSFVIYMSNELKAHRTKLERADELYDQHIGKMLNPPNEKTLEMLPPLVRHEFSLRDGVKTDIVFSGLGWVSIHGKGGRIAAWAPKGVAVTLREALV
- a CDS encoding YqeG family HAD IIIA-type phosphatase — protein: MFNRLYPKQFVATVFDIDLQELKDRGVRVILTDLDNTLVAWDVPHAPELLLMWLEKVKSYGFDVIVVSNNNENRVRTFTEPLGLHYVARARKPLPSGFKEALSKYGYSPKEAIFLGDQLFTDVLGANMAGIHVIHVQPVVKTDGLVTKFNRMLEKVVFAHMKRRGKYVLITKKVEELAVDAQRAKVAVAEKIGEAMHPRSEDSHKKDE
- a CDS encoding phosphatidylserine decarboxylase, which produces MKRRFYQTLFELNASPWIATRLKRFAESKVSRHLIPSFAKVYDIAVEEAEQPLAAYPSLHAFFTRHLKPGARTIDESSDTLVSPCDGKLSVIELISEDSRFEVKGQSYTLAELLGSQQEARRYAGGTVVVLYLSPSDYHRVHTPLAGRVLSHYELGDRSAPVNEIGLTETVRPLSRNYRRVTRFDSPVGAYEHIMVGALNVNTIEWTLEGDQAEKGQEVGYFSFGSTVVLCFEKDAVQLEREKMGPVRLGEVIGTFKTN
- a CDS encoding thioredoxin family protein; translation: MKNPEKRANFMTFAIIGAIIVIGIALLFFLNGANEEEGANAVTADELQQQLDKEGEVVAYFWQTGCEYCEQVKPYVEPLIEEYDAVSINLADHNVWTTYGIEGTPTIIRFEDGKEVGRIEGAVSEQQYETFFKNEEAKEE
- a CDS encoding YjzD family protein; translated protein: MRYLVTLIWAIVLSNTAVFIISAVDGVEYNAMLATGFGVAITFFVAILDVLNQDMGISDVAQEK
- a CDS encoding Cof-type HAD-IIB family hydrolase, whose amino-acid sequence is MSRYLIAVDLDGTLLRDDKTISERNLRALQAAREAGHEVMIATGRPKRHSLMYYEQLGLTTPLVNFNGALVHHPKDANYAVTHRPIPLKTAHDIIEEVADTKAHNIVVEVTDHVYFQKDPQEFYSPYAERALSVTSGNLLTHLQDEPTSLLIHATKDHVAHVRSQLDDIHAEAVLNRQWRMPEHMIEVMSKNTSKALGLKEVSKHLNIDRKHIIAFGDEENDLEMLDYVGTGVAMGNAIDQLKNVANEVTASNMDDGIALFLEEKLGFKA
- a CDS encoding YitT family protein — translated: MTEAVKEHTRIGVVSIIGGLFVALSMTLFLIPAGVYSTGFTGLAQILTTLLAGTPFELGEGLWFFILNAPLLVVSYFMLGRNMMIHTLVSVASVTLFIRMLPQSQLLSDDPLLNAVFGGVLLAIGSGITIRYGASTGGFDIVALILAKFTNNSVGVYLFLMNMMIALAAGALFGWPTALYTIVFLYVTSKVIDEIYTNTQRQTLFIVTNHPDEVTKELHQHVFRGITLMPAIGTYSKVEKATLMMVAQRHEVREITRICKDADPTVWINILPTEDVEGTFRR